In the Elioraea tepida genome, one interval contains:
- a CDS encoding ABC transporter permease, producing MAEARLAVALAVADARHEMRLSLATVIGIAAVLAPLIVLAGLKAGIVSAIREGLTASPRAREVVNIANRSFDQEFLAALRARPDVAFVIPRTRTLAAIGGLARLDAPDAPVRGELLATAPGDPLLAGLPTPSGRQAVLSRALADRLGVSAGETIRLRVDRIMGGARETLALSVTVAAVAPPASFGREAAFLPLPLLLLVEDFQDGLIGPEPPPAEAEPDPARLYAGFRLYARTLEDVVAIDRDLRRQGIDVATRAEDVAALLALDRNLAVLFAAIAALGGAGYLVGLGVGLYANVERKRRELALLRLMGLSARGLVAFPAAQAALFALAGSALAALVALGLEGFVNRLDLAVAEGRPVSVISARDLALAAAATLAGGLAAAGVAARRAARIAPGEGVRDA from the coding sequence ATGGCTGAGGCCCGGCTCGCGGTCGCGCTCGCGGTCGCCGATGCGCGGCACGAGATGCGGCTGTCGCTCGCGACCGTGATCGGCATCGCCGCCGTCCTCGCCCCGCTGATCGTGCTCGCGGGGCTGAAGGCGGGAATCGTCTCGGCGATCCGCGAGGGGCTGACGGCGAGCCCGCGCGCGCGCGAGGTGGTGAACATCGCCAACCGCAGCTTTGACCAGGAGTTCTTAGCCGCGCTTCGGGCGCGGCCAGATGTCGCCTTCGTCATCCCCCGAACCCGAACGCTTGCCGCGATCGGCGGCTTGGCGCGTCTCGACGCGCCCGACGCCCCGGTTCGGGGGGAGCTTCTTGCGACCGCCCCGGGCGACCCGCTGCTCGCGGGTCTCCCCACGCCGTCGGGGCGCCAGGCGGTGCTGTCGCGGGCGCTCGCCGACCGGCTCGGTGTCTCAGCTGGCGAAACGATCCGGCTTCGCGTTGACCGGATCATGGGCGGCGCACGCGAGACCCTCGCCCTCTCCGTCACCGTCGCCGCCGTCGCGCCGCCCGCCTCCTTCGGCCGCGAGGCGGCGTTCCTGCCGCTGCCGCTTCTGTTGCTCGTTGAGGATTTCCAGGACGGCTTGATCGGGCCGGAGCCGCCGCCAGCGGAGGCAGAGCCGGACCCGGCGCGCCTCTACGCGGGTTTTCGCCTCTATGCCCGAACGCTCGAGGACGTGGTCGCGATCGACCGCGACCTGCGACGCCAGGGGATCGACGTCGCGACACGGGCGGAGGACGTCGCCGCCCTGCTCGCGCTCGACCGGAACCTCGCCGTCCTGTTTGCGGCCATCGCCGCGCTCGGGGGTGCGGGCTATCTCGTCGGGCTCGGGGTCGGGCTGTATGCGAATGTCGAGCGCAAGCGTCGCGAGCTTGCGCTGTTGCGCCTGATGGGGCTGTCGGCGCGCGGGCTCGTTGCCTTTCCCGCGGCCCAAGCCGCGCTGTTCGCTCTCGCCGGCTCGGCGCTTGCCGCGCTCGTCGCGCTCGGGCTCGAGGGGTTCGTCAACCGTCTCGATCTTGCCGTCGCCGAGGGCAGGCCCGTTTCCGTGATCAGCGCGCGCGACCTCGCGCTTGCCGCCGCGGCCACGCTCGCGGGAGGGCTCGCCGCCGCCGGCGTCGCGGCGCGCCGCGCGGCGCGGATCGCGCCAGGGGAGGGGGTCCGCGATGCCTAA
- a CDS encoding SUMF1/EgtB/PvdO family nonheme iron enzyme translates to MPKALISLLLLLLLLLPPPAAAQPPWPEAFWNPAPLHDDLVLPLPCGGRMAFRPVETPMGEGPLADRAVTLGQAETGADYAEFPRRAHIAGPFEQGGKRLYWLGKYEVTRDQYAAVMDASCPTPSEAGRVAKAEVSWFDAVAFTARLSAWWLGHARESLPRRGEALAFARLPTEEEWEYAARGGTSVGEGEFSARTPPFAEGLAAHAWFAGPASAAGRVRAVGSLKPGPLGLHDMLGNVAEWVLEPYRLTVVGRPHGQAGGVVARGGHILTEEAQLRSSLREEYPPFNPRTGAPLALRTIGLRVALGAVVMVNDTTPEALARAVEAEARGRERAAENPASLLAALKRETADEALRRGITRVETALAEESRARAEQEAAALKAQIEAAATLARTVALARGNLAVFGAIRGLLDGMGPLLPAEARPPVANASAALARRIEDTPGAIGQVLDAYLRIIREGAEAPASVIAAQERVVVEEMRARRLSLMPELAALAGRQMRAVKLGRLPTPETAEREILAAASITPPAQPASPGGQRRP, encoded by the coding sequence ATGCCTAAGGCCCTCATCTCCCTTCTCTTGCTTCTGCTTCTGCTTCTGCCTCCGCCTGCCGCCGCACAGCCACCCTGGCCGGAGGCGTTCTGGAACCCGGCTCCCTTGCACGACGATCTCGTTCTGCCCCTGCCCTGCGGCGGGCGCATGGCGTTCCGTCCCGTCGAGACGCCGATGGGGGAGGGGCCGCTCGCCGACCGTGCGGTTACGCTCGGCCAAGCCGAGACCGGAGCCGACTATGCCGAGTTCCCGCGCCGTGCCCATATCGCCGGGCCGTTCGAGCAAGGCGGGAAGCGTCTCTACTGGCTTGGCAAGTACGAGGTCACGCGCGACCAGTACGCAGCCGTGATGGATGCCTCCTGCCCCACTCCGTCCGAGGCGGGGCGAGTGGCGAAAGCTGAGGTCTCGTGGTTCGACGCCGTCGCCTTCACAGCGCGGCTTTCGGCCTGGTGGCTCGGCCATGCGCGCGAGTCCCTGCCGCGGCGCGGCGAGGCACTCGCCTTCGCGCGCCTGCCGACGGAGGAAGAGTGGGAATACGCCGCCCGCGGCGGCACCTCCGTCGGCGAGGGGGAGTTCTCTGCGCGCACCCCGCCCTTCGCCGAGGGCCTCGCGGCGCATGCCTGGTTCGCCGGGCCTGCCTCCGCCGCCGGGCGGGTGCGCGCGGTGGGCAGCCTCAAGCCGGGGCCGCTCGGGCTGCATGACATGCTCGGCAACGTCGCCGAATGGGTGCTCGAGCCCTACCGTCTGACCGTTGTCGGCCGCCCGCACGGCCAGGCGGGCGGGGTGGTGGCGCGCGGCGGGCACATCCTGACGGAGGAGGCGCAGCTTCGCTCCTCCCTGCGCGAGGAGTATCCCCCGTTCAACCCGCGCACGGGTGCGCCGCTTGCGCTTCGCACCATCGGCTTGAGGGTGGCGCTCGGGGCCGTCGTGATGGTGAATGACACCACGCCCGAGGCGCTCGCGCGTGCCGTCGAGGCGGAGGCGAGGGGGCGGGAGAGAGCGGCCGAGAACCCCGCCAGCCTTCTCGCCGCGCTCAAGCGCGAGACCGCCGACGAGGCGCTCAGGCGCGGGATCACGCGAGTGGAGACCGCGCTAGCCGAGGAGAGCCGCGCTCGCGCCGAGCAGGAGGCGGCGGCTCTGAAGGCGCAGATCGAGGCGGCCGCCACGCTCGCCCGGACAGTCGCTCTGGCGCGCGGCAACCTGGCGGTGTTCGGGGCGATCCGCGGCCTGCTCGACGGGATGGGTCCACTCCTGCCGGCCGAGGCACGTCCGCCGGTGGCGAACGCCTCGGCCGCGCTCGCGCGTCGGATCGAGGACACGCCGGGTGCGATCGGCCAAGTGCTCGACGCCTACCTGCGGATCATCCGCGAGGGGGCCGAAGCGCCTGCCTCCGTGATCGCCGCGCAGGAGCGCGTGGTGGTCGAGGAGATGCGGGCGCGGCGCCTCTCCCTGATGCCGGAACTCGCCGCCCTGGCGGGGCGGCAGATGCGCGCGGTGAAGCTCGGCCGTCTGCCCACACCGGAGACGGCCGAACGCGAGATCCTCGCCGCAGCCTCCATCACTCCCCCCGCGCAGCCGGCGTCGCCAGGGGGTCAGAGGCGGCCATAG
- a CDS encoding glycine zipper 2TM domain-containing protein produces the protein MLIRIVRTRSLAATAAALMLLSACATTGPGGEPLTPAQQQLRAQNQRFNDTVATGVVAGALALGLLGALLAGPRSRGEGAALGALAGAAVGGAAGTYIAARNERYATREQAAQARIAAANQEAAELERTALAAEQVAKENRERLAALQARVKAGQATAAQLSAQVATAREDLALMNEAIAHSRKVEGAMRADGVPQAASVQESRRRMEEAARELEGALAQLPAA, from the coding sequence ATGCTGATCCGTATTGTCCGCACCCGAAGCCTCGCGGCCACGGCCGCCGCGCTGATGCTGCTCTCCGCCTGCGCCACGACCGGGCCGGGCGGCGAGCCGCTCACACCCGCGCAGCAGCAGCTCCGCGCCCAGAACCAGCGGTTCAACGACACGGTCGCGACGGGAGTGGTGGCTGGCGCGCTCGCTCTCGGGCTGCTCGGCGCGCTGCTCGCGGGGCCGCGCAGCCGCGGCGAGGGTGCCGCTCTCGGTGCGCTTGCCGGCGCCGCCGTCGGAGGAGCGGCGGGCACCTACATCGCCGCGCGGAATGAGCGCTATGCGACGCGCGAGCAGGCGGCGCAGGCGCGCATCGCGGCGGCCAACCAGGAGGCGGCGGAGCTTGAGCGCACCGCGCTCGCGGCCGAACAGGTGGCGAAGGAGAACCGCGAACGCCTCGCCGCGCTCCAGGCCCGCGTCAAGGCCGGGCAGGCGACCGCCGCCCAGCTCAGCGCTCAGGTCGCGACGGCGCGAGAGGACCTCGCCCTGATGAACGAGGCGATCGCGCATTCGCGCAAGGTCGAAGGGGCGATGCGTGCCGACGGCGTTCCCCAGGCCGCCTCGGTGCAGGAAAGCCGCCGGCGCATGGAGGAGGCGGCGCGCGAGCTCGAAGGCGCGCTTGCCCAGCTTCCGGCGGCGTGA
- a CDS encoding virulence factor SrfC family protein — protein sequence MSPGTDTAAGIAAGLAPEDATLAARCASVAEAAAEALGWIAENGAVVREAAPALARDFRRFGLAARKLAAAAQRPMCVSVFGPSQAGKSYLISALARKGTNPVTAVFGAETVDFVRRINPEGGKEATGLVTRFTMRPTPGLPGAPVTVRMLTQTDVVKILGNSFLEDFNRDSITPLAPEALAKHLSGLAARARSAPAKGLDEDLVYDLQEYFERYFRGHPVILTLGGAYWREAAELAPLLSVADRAELFAPLWNLLPAFTATARRLTEALECLGDPDEAFLPLAALLPREISVINVDTLDTLAAPDPGNPLPVTTRSGRTATLPRAVVTALIAELRLTLAELPWDFMASTDLLDFPGARSREVLSDPEGYLRDPAKLAPLYLRGKVAYLYQRYVADQELTAMLLCIGPSNQDVRTLPNMVREWVDATHGATAEERARQPTALFLVLTKFDAEFEEAQGKSDVGTGEGMNRWTARIQASITRYLALDHQWPLEWTPGRPFDNTFWLRNPNFINKGLLDYDAARREIGVREPDRVARLREEFVNTEAVKRHFADPARAWDEAMRLNDGGVSYLAERLAPVCNPALKRGQVAARLAALARTMAQRLDPFHVSDDREAERKKRRAEGAQAARAMAAAAAAQRFGLMLKAMMVEAEALEAAFRRLLLAAPEEAAKPAIVGAAVAEDALASELASLFGEDATPAPAARATDMADRLAEAALETWGERLAAFAADEATLGFLRLPRDAAVFIATQIEAGASTRGLREEIARRVRSLAGFHERLSDSLIRPVMVAERMINDHVAFLGFDRVPEAERPKVPRDGRAVFAAREAAEDIPALGPTPLPFEATFTVDWITAFAKLIDLNVDHAFGGQVNAEANARLGRILGTLRAAA from the coding sequence ATGAGCCCAGGGACGGACACCGCCGCCGGCATCGCAGCGGGCCTCGCACCAGAGGACGCGACGCTTGCCGCGCGCTGCGCCTCCGTCGCCGAGGCGGCCGCCGAGGCGCTCGGCTGGATCGCCGAGAACGGCGCGGTGGTCCGCGAAGCGGCGCCGGCGCTTGCGCGCGACTTCCGACGCTTCGGGCTTGCCGCGCGCAAGCTCGCCGCCGCCGCGCAGCGGCCGATGTGCGTCTCGGTGTTCGGCCCCTCCCAGGCCGGGAAGAGCTACCTGATCTCGGCTCTGGCGCGGAAGGGCACCAACCCGGTCACCGCCGTGTTCGGGGCCGAGACGGTCGACTTCGTGCGCAGGATCAACCCGGAAGGCGGCAAGGAGGCGACCGGCCTCGTGACCCGGTTCACCATGCGCCCCACGCCCGGGCTTCCCGGCGCCCCGGTCACGGTGCGGATGCTGACGCAGACGGACGTGGTGAAGATCCTCGGCAATTCCTTCCTCGAGGACTTCAACCGCGACTCCATCACCCCGCTCGCGCCCGAGGCTCTGGCGAAGCACCTCTCGGGGCTCGCCGCGCGCGCGCGCTCCGCCCCGGCGAAGGGCCTCGACGAGGACCTCGTCTACGATCTTCAGGAGTATTTCGAGCGCTATTTCCGGGGCCACCCGGTGATCCTCACCCTCGGTGGCGCCTATTGGCGCGAGGCGGCTGAGCTTGCGCCGCTCTTGTCGGTGGCCGACCGGGCGGAGCTGTTCGCGCCTTTGTGGAACCTGCTTCCCGCCTTCACCGCCACCGCTCGGCGCCTGACCGAGGCGCTCGAGTGCTTGGGCGACCCCGACGAGGCCTTCTTGCCGCTCGCCGCACTCCTGCCGCGCGAGATCAGCGTGATCAACGTCGATACGCTGGACACACTCGCCGCCCCCGATCCCGGCAACCCGCTTCCCGTCACCACCCGTTCGGGACGGACGGCGACGCTGCCGCGCGCCGTCGTCACCGCGCTGATCGCCGAGCTGCGGCTGACGCTCGCCGAACTCCCGTGGGATTTCATGGCCTCGACCGACCTGCTCGACTTCCCGGGCGCCCGCTCACGCGAAGTGCTGAGCGATCCGGAGGGCTACCTGAGGGACCCGGCGAAGCTCGCCCCCCTCTATCTGCGCGGCAAGGTCGCCTATCTCTACCAGCGCTACGTCGCCGACCAGGAGCTCACCGCGATGCTGCTCTGCATCGGGCCCTCCAACCAGGACGTGCGCACGCTGCCGAACATGGTGCGCGAGTGGGTCGATGCCACGCACGGCGCCACGGCAGAGGAGCGGGCCCGGCAGCCGACCGCCCTGTTTCTCGTTCTGACCAAGTTCGACGCCGAGTTCGAGGAGGCGCAGGGCAAGTCGGACGTCGGCACGGGCGAGGGGATGAACCGCTGGACGGCGCGGATCCAGGCGAGCATCACCCGCTACCTCGCGCTCGACCATCAATGGCCGCTCGAATGGACGCCCGGGCGCCCGTTCGACAACACGTTCTGGCTGCGCAACCCGAACTTCATCAACAAGGGCCTGCTCGACTACGACGCCGCCCGGCGAGAGATCGGCGTGCGCGAACCCGATCGCGTGGCGCGGCTGCGCGAGGAGTTCGTCAACACCGAGGCGGTGAAGCGGCACTTCGCCGACCCGGCCCGCGCCTGGGACGAGGCGATGCGGCTGAACGACGGCGGCGTGAGCTACCTTGCTGAGCGGCTCGCGCCCGTGTGCAACCCTGCGCTCAAGCGCGGCCAGGTGGCGGCGCGCCTTGCCGCGCTCGCCCGCACGATGGCACAAAGGCTCGATCCGTTCCACGTCAGTGACGATCGCGAGGCGGAACGGAAGAAGCGCCGCGCAGAAGGCGCACAGGCCGCCCGCGCGATGGCCGCCGCAGCGGCCGCACAGCGCTTCGGCCTGATGCTGAAGGCGATGATGGTGGAGGCGGAGGCGCTCGAGGCGGCGTTCAGGCGCCTGCTTCTTGCCGCGCCGGAGGAGGCGGCGAAACCCGCGATTGTCGGCGCCGCCGTCGCCGAAGACGCTCTCGCCTCAGAGCTCGCGAGCCTGTTTGGTGAGGACGCGACCCCCGCACCGGCCGCGCGCGCCACCGACATGGCCGACCGCCTGGCCGAGGCGGCGCTCGAGACCTGGGGCGAGCGGCTCGCCGCCTTCGCTGCCGACGAGGCGACGCTAGGGTTCCTGCGCCTGCCGCGCGATGCGGCGGTGTTCATCGCCACACAGATCGAGGCCGGAGCCTCGACGCGCGGCCTGCGCGAGGAGATCGCGCGCCGCGTGCGCTCGCTGGCGGGCTTCCACGAGCGGCTCTCCGACAGCCTGATCCGGCCGGTGATGGTGGCCGAGCGCATGATCAACGACCATGTCGCCTTCCTCGGTTTCGACCGCGTGCCAGAGGCGGAGCGGCCGAAGGTTCCGCGCGACGGGCGGGCGGTGTTCGCCGCCCGCGAGGCGGCCGAGGACATCCCCGCCCTCGGCCCCACCCCGCTTCCCTTCGAGGCCACGTTCACCGTGGACTGGATCACCGCCTTCGCGAAGCTGATCGACCTCAACGTCGATCACGCCTTCGGCGGCCAGGTGAACGCGGAGGCGAACGCGCGCCTCGGGCGCATCCTCGGCACGCTGCGCGCCGCCGCCTGA
- a CDS encoding ABC transporter ATP-binding protein: MSAPALEIEGLVRTNGSGAGAFALEVDRFVLRAGEAIAVAGASGSGKSTFLDLAALAVQPDRAGRLAIAGEDAAPLWRAGDGEALARLRARGIGYVLQSGALLPFVTVRANIALPQRLAGREDGGRVAALAATLGIADLLGRMPGTLSVGQRQRAAIARALSHRPALVLADEPTAALHPEMADTVLDLLVRETAASGAALLLATHDPDRALRFGLPVVPITPVHGQSRSRLCHG, translated from the coding sequence GTGAGCGCGCCTGCGCTCGAGATCGAGGGCCTCGTGCGCACCAACGGCTCGGGCGCCGGCGCCTTCGCGCTCGAGGTCGATCGCTTCGTGCTGCGCGCCGGCGAGGCGATCGCGGTCGCCGGCGCTTCGGGCTCCGGTAAGAGCACCTTCCTCGATCTCGCCGCTCTCGCCGTGCAGCCCGACCGTGCGGGCCGGCTTGCGATCGCGGGTGAGGATGCCGCTCCGCTCTGGCGCGCAGGCGACGGGGAGGCACTTGCGCGTCTGCGCGCGCGCGGCATCGGCTATGTGCTGCAGAGCGGTGCTTTGCTCCCCTTCGTCACGGTGCGGGCGAACATCGCGCTGCCGCAACGCCTTGCCGGACGCGAAGACGGGGGCAGGGTCGCGGCGCTCGCCGCCACGCTTGGGATCGCCGATCTGCTCGGGCGTATGCCGGGCACGCTCTCGGTCGGGCAGCGGCAGCGTGCGGCGATCGCCCGCGCGCTGAGCCACCGCCCCGCACTCGTTCTCGCCGACGAGCCGACGGCCGCGCTGCACCCCGAGATGGCCGATACAGTGCTCGACCTCCTCGTGCGCGAGACGGCGGCGAGCGGGGCGGCGCTCCTGCTCGCGACCCACGACCCCGACCGTGCCCTGCGCTTCGGCCTTCCGGTGGTGCCGATCACGCCCGTGCATGGCCAGAGCCGCTCGAGGCTCTGCCATGGCTGA
- a CDS encoding SEL1-like repeat protein — protein sequence MPPPLRAEADPSRPLGHARIVLRGVAEGADLRFGLMREGYPAAHLGPRGWQLGEAVLEPAAVESEGGAPVIILGPALVRHIEPGPLTLRLPALGRDLPLFWPADIPVYDAGDDTRALAVAGRSAADTARGPAATAPPPGGDDATVMPSSLPPPPPVQPPARRRRVPLVPAALAAVVVAGAAGAALWWLSGDEPAPLASLPAATPTPPPPPPWPEGTDGLSLPEVVARAPSAEGILAVALRRQAAGRHDDALVLFEEAADRGVAAAYTALGRLYDPNGFQPGRPFTAPDLRQAALYYRRAAEAGDTQVLPLREALRTYLKAAAAAGNATAAEALAEFWP from the coding sequence ATGCCGCCACCGCTTCGTGCCGAGGCAGACCCGTCACGCCCGCTCGGGCACGCGCGGATCGTGCTTCGCGGCGTTGCGGAGGGGGCAGATCTGCGCTTTGGGCTGATGCGCGAGGGCTATCCGGCGGCCCATCTCGGCCCGCGCGGCTGGCAGCTCGGCGAGGCGGTGCTCGAGCCGGCGGCGGTGGAGAGCGAAGGCGGGGCGCCGGTGATCATCCTCGGGCCCGCTCTCGTGCGGCACATCGAGCCTGGGCCGCTCACCCTGAGGCTGCCGGCGCTCGGGCGCGACCTGCCGCTGTTCTGGCCTGCCGACATCCCCGTCTATGACGCGGGCGACGACACGCGTGCGCTCGCCGTGGCCGGGCGCAGCGCGGCGGACACAGCGCGAGGTCCCGCCGCGACGGCCCCACCCCCGGGCGGCGACGACGCGACGGTCATGCCCTCAAGCCTTCCACCTCCGCCGCCCGTCCAGCCCCCGGCGCGCCGGCGGCGCGTCCCGCTCGTTCCGGCCGCGCTCGCCGCCGTGGTGGTGGCCGGCGCTGCCGGGGCGGCCTTGTGGTGGCTTTCCGGCGACGAGCCGGCGCCGCTCGCCTCGCTTCCGGCGGCAACGCCCACCCCACCACCTCCTCCCCCCTGGCCGGAGGGAACCGATGGGCTTTCCCTGCCGGAGGTGGTCGCGCGAGCCCCGAGCGCGGAGGGAATCCTCGCTGTCGCACTGCGACGCCAGGCGGCGGGGCGGCATGACGACGCGCTGGTCCTGTTCGAGGAGGCGGCCGATCGCGGCGTCGCCGCTGCCTACACGGCTCTCGGCCGGCTCTACGACCCGAACGGCTTCCAGCCCGGCCGGCCCTTCACCGCGCCCGACCTACGCCAGGCGGCCCTCTACTACCGACGCGCCGCGGAGGCAGGGGACACGCAGGTGTTGCCCCTGCGCGAGGCTTTGCGGACGTATCTTAAAGCGGCCGCCGCTGCCGGCAACGCCACCGCGGCGGAGGCGCTTGCCGAGTTCTGGCCCTAA
- a CDS encoding vWA domain-containing protein, protein MTLLARVVLCVALLWQAVVVAPEAEAQARRPLLVEGTTTLYQRVITRPGATLAPRPDAPGRPIPGFSVFYVYARGGEGEGAWLEVGEGAEGRTAGFLRASAAIEWRHTMIAAFTNPAGRDRAMFFRDAETVREAWTAPDRAARAAAWRAAAAATPPSGPVIALEPESFVDITRQFYLLPIVSARLMEPERGPSARLLEVISAPAREAAARTSPEALRDFRGAVVFVVDTTISMEPYIARTREAIARVVKRIGDTAVRDNFRFGMVVYRDSMQGRPALEYTSRLVALPDFREAPDALLGRIADIREATVSTDGFDEDALAGLKTALDEIKWSEFGGRYIILITDAGTHEAPDPRSSTGLTVEGLRALARSEAKQVAIYAIHLRTPEGRHNHARAERQWRRLTEFPGVGSLYYPVPEGRLDLFGEVVDTLTDAILQQVADTVGRPIGGLAPARNATQRRIAEETAVVAHAMRLSWLGRATGATAPELIRAFTVDEDWTDPSPVRRPLEVRVLLTRNQLSDLASTLRGIIEAGTAGRLAPETFFERLRGLAAALSRDPRRIAELQRVAGVFGDYLDGLPYRSAIMDITQDEWVTMGAGARREIINALAAKLRLYEEFARQPELWVNLDRARSPNEAMYPVPLSALP, encoded by the coding sequence ATGACGCTTCTCGCGCGCGTGGTGCTATGCGTCGCCCTGCTGTGGCAGGCCGTCGTGGTCGCGCCGGAGGCGGAGGCGCAAGCGCGCCGGCCGCTGCTCGTCGAAGGCACGACGACGCTCTACCAGCGCGTGATCACCCGCCCCGGAGCGACTCTCGCTCCGCGCCCCGACGCTCCTGGCCGCCCCATCCCCGGCTTCAGCGTGTTTTACGTCTACGCACGCGGCGGGGAGGGGGAGGGGGCCTGGCTCGAGGTGGGAGAGGGGGCGGAGGGGCGAACGGCGGGCTTCCTCCGTGCCTCGGCGGCGATCGAGTGGCGGCACACCATGATCGCCGCCTTCACCAACCCGGCAGGCCGCGACCGGGCGATGTTCTTCCGCGACGCCGAGACGGTGCGCGAGGCCTGGACGGCGCCCGATCGCGCCGCGCGCGCCGCCGCCTGGCGCGCCGCCGCCGCAGCCACGCCGCCCTCCGGCCCCGTCATCGCGCTCGAGCCCGAGAGCTTCGTCGACATCACCCGCCAGTTCTACCTGCTGCCCATCGTCTCGGCGCGTCTGATGGAGCCGGAGCGCGGCCCCTCGGCGCGCCTGCTCGAGGTGATCAGCGCCCCCGCCCGCGAGGCCGCAGCGCGCACAAGCCCCGAGGCTCTGCGCGACTTCCGCGGCGCGGTGGTGTTCGTGGTCGACACCACGATCTCGATGGAGCCCTACATCGCCCGAACCCGCGAGGCGATCGCGCGCGTGGTGAAGCGGATCGGCGATACGGCCGTGCGCGACAATTTCCGCTTCGGCATGGTGGTGTACCGCGATTCCATGCAAGGCCGGCCGGCGCTCGAATACACCTCACGCCTCGTCGCGCTCCCCGATTTCCGCGAAGCGCCCGATGCGCTGCTCGGGCGCATCGCCGACATCCGCGAGGCGACGGTCTCGACCGACGGGTTCGACGAGGACGCTCTCGCCGGGCTCAAGACCGCTCTCGACGAGATCAAGTGGAGCGAGTTCGGCGGCCGCTACATCATCCTGATCACCGATGCTGGAACCCACGAGGCGCCCGACCCGCGCTCCTCCACCGGGCTCACGGTCGAGGGACTGCGTGCTCTCGCCCGTTCGGAGGCGAAGCAGGTGGCGATCTACGCGATCCATCTCCGCACGCCGGAGGGGCGGCACAACCATGCCCGCGCCGAACGTCAATGGCGCCGACTGACGGAGTTCCCAGGCGTGGGCTCGCTCTACTATCCGGTTCCGGAAGGAAGGCTCGATCTCTTCGGGGAGGTGGTCGATACGCTGACGGACGCGATCCTGCAGCAGGTCGCCGACACGGTCGGCAGGCCGATCGGCGGGCTCGCGCCCGCACGCAACGCGACCCAGAGGCGGATCGCCGAGGAGACGGCGGTCGTCGCGCATGCGATGCGGCTCTCCTGGCTCGGCCGCGCGACCGGTGCGACAGCACCGGAGCTCATCCGCGCCTTCACCGTGGACGAGGACTGGACCGATCCGTCGCCCGTGCGCCGCCCGCTCGAGGTGCGCGTGCTTCTGACGCGAAACCAGCTCTCCGATCTCGCAAGCACGCTTCGCGGCATCATCGAGGCCGGCACGGCCGGGCGGCTCGCGCCCGAGACGTTCTTCGAGCGGCTCCGCGGCCTCGCCGCCGCGCTCTCGCGCGACCCGAGGCGGATCGCCGAGCTGCAGCGCGTGGCCGGTGTGTTCGGGGACTATCTCGACGGCCTCCCCTACCGCTCCGCGATCATGGACATCACCCAGGACGAGTGGGTGACGATGGGAGCGGGCGCGCGGCGGGAGATCATCAACGCGCTCGCCGCGAAGCTCAGGCTCTACGAGGAGTTCGCCCGGCAACCGGAGCTCTGGGTGAATCTCGATCGGGCGCGAAGCCCGAACGAGGCGATGTATCCCGTGCCGCTTTCCGCCCTGCCGTGA